The bacterium sequence AAATTAAAGACTTTCCATCTAACATAGAGGTTTTTTGCTGTCAAGGGAAAAGGGTCTATGCAGTGGACCGGTGGTGCGGTCTACCTGTCCGGCGCTGTGGGGGAGATGACATGGAAGAGACTGACGGATCCGGATTAGAAAAAAGAAAAGGTTAGTAAAATGGTGAAATCTTTGTGAAATCTATAGACAAGAGAGGCAAGTTGTTGTATACCGCTTTCAATTCATGGTCGGACCTTTGAGACCTGCACTATCAGTAATACGAATATAAAAAGTCGGTCCATAATACGAAGACAAGCAGTCAGTAATGCGGTCGGCGCAGCAAAACCGAACCGGCAAATATCCCAGAGGGAGGGCGCACGGTGGGAGAGAACGTCATTTTAGGGTTTTTGCCCATTTTGATCTACGTTGCCGTTGTCGTCGTACTCGGCGTTGGAATGCTCATCGGTTCGGAAATTCTGGGCCGCCTGGCAGGCCGACGCTACCCCACTTCCGAGAAAGAGTCCACCTACGAATGCGGCATGATCCCCTTCAAGGATGCCCGCCAGCGGTTCGATGTGCGCTTCTATCTGGTGGCCATGCTTTTCATCCTGTTCGACATCGAGGTAGTGTTTCTTTATCCCTGGGCGGTACTTTTTGGCAAGTTCAATCCGATCCTCTTCGGCTTCGTTGAGATGATCATCTTCATAATGATCCTGCTACTCGGCTATGCCTATATCTGGAGAAAGGGTGCACTGGACTGGCGATGAGCAAGAATCCTACAAAAATTTATAAGGGCCCCGGCCCAAAGGAAGCCAATATTCTCCTGACCTCCTCCAGTGTGGTTATGAACTGGGCCCAGAGGTCCTCCCTCTGGCCGCTGACTTTCGGCCTCGCGTGCTGTGCCATCGAAATGATCTCTGCCGCAGCCGCGCGGTACGACATGGCGCGCTTCGGTTGGGAAGTTTTCAGAGCCTCACCCCGGCAGGCGGACCTCATGATCGTTGCCGGTACGGTGACCAATAAAATGGCGCCGGTGGTAAAGAAGCTCTACGATCAGATGGCCGAACCAAAATGGGTTATCGCTATGGGGAGCTGTGCTACCTGTGGAGGAGTATTTCAGACCTACAGTGTGGTTCCGGGCGTCCATAACATCATCCCGGTGGATGTGTACATTCCCGGGTGCCCTCCCAGGCCCGAGGCTTTGATCCACGGAATCATGACCCTTCAGATGCAGATCGACGGTCAGGTCAACTTCGCTGCCAAGCCCAGAAGGATAGCGCCTGGATATATCGGACCTACCAAGAAGGAGGAAGCGGTTTGACAGTCGACTGGAACCGACAAAACTTCTCTGGGAGCGATCCGGAAAGCCACCCTGCTGTAACAGCCTTACGCAGGGAACTTCCTTCCGCAGTCCTGGAGGTGGGAACCTCCTGCGGCGAGGTCTGGGCAGTGGTAGCGCCCTCAGACTCCATTGCGGTCCTGACCTTGCTCAGGGACGATCCGGCCCTTCTTTTTAATTTTCTCTCCGATCTCACCGCTGTGCACTGGCCGAAGAGGGAAGGGGCCGAGTTCGACATCGTCCTTCAACTCTATTCGATCTCCCTCCGCCACAGGTTCAGGATCAAGGTGCGGCTGGCCGAAGGTGAGAGCACTCCCACAGCGAGCGGCGTCTGGAAGACGGCGGACTGGCTGGAGCGGGAGGTATACGATATGTTCGGGATCCGGTTCGAAGACCACCCGGATCCAAGGCGAATACTCAATCCTGATGGCTTCGAGGGGCACCCGCTCCGCAAGGAGTTTCCTCTCCAGGGCCGGGTACGATGGTAAGGGAGGTATAGGTGGCCAGGCAAGAGATCATGACCATCAACATGGGGCCCCACCACCCCTCCACCCACGGGGTCCTTCGGGTCATCCTTGAGTTGGATGGAGAGGTTGTCGTCAATGCCATCCCCGACATAGGGTACCTCCACAGGGGGGTCGAGAAGCTATCAGAGAGCAAGAAGTACCTGCAGGTACTTCCCCTCACCGACAGGCTTGATTACATCGCCGCCGGGAGCAATAACCTGGCGTATATTCTGGCGGTGGAAAAGCTTCTCGGGATAGATGTGCCGAGGAGAGCGCAGTACGTCCGTGTGGCCATCGCAGAACTTTCCAGGATCATGAGCCACCTGTTGTGGCTGGGTACACACGCCGCCGATATCGGCGCCGTAACCATGCTCATGTATACACTGCGGGAGCGGGAAGATGTCCTGGACCTCATCGAGGAAACCGCCGGGACCAGGTTGATGCCTACCTATTTCCGTCCTGGAGGGGTGGCAAGAGACATCCTGCCTGATTTCAGCGCCAAGATAACAGCTTTCGTGAACAAGATGGACATCAAGATCCAGGAGTACGAGAGACTTCTCACCAAAAACAGGATCTGGATGGGCCGTACCAAAGGTGTTGGTGTCATCAACCGCGAGGATGCCATCAGCCTGGGTCTCTCCGGACCGAGTGCCCGTGCCTCCGGTGTGGATTGGGATATCCGGAGGGACGAGCCCTACGAGATCTATGACGAACTGGAGTTTGATATTCCGGTCCTCCCCGAGGGTGATGTCTACGCCAGGTACCTGATCCGCCTTGAGGAGATGAGACAGTCTTTACGGATTCTCAGACAGATCGTTGAAAAGCTTCCGGAAGGCCCCTTTATCGAAAGCTCCGCCCGATATGTCTACCCTGAAAAAGCGCGTGTAAAGAAGTCCATGGAAGCCATGATCCACCATTTCAAACTGGTGATCGATGGGCTTGCACCACCTGTTGGCGAAGCGTACTCCACTATAGAGTCACCCAAGGGGGAGATAGGGTTCTACATTGTCAGCGACGGCAGCCCTAAACCCTACCGGCTCCGAATTCGACCGCCCTGCTTTGTGAACCTTCAGTCTCTCCTGACCATGTGCAAGGGCAACATGCTGGCTGATGTTGTGGCTGTCATCGGAAGTCTGGATATCGTGCTGGGTGAGATCGACAGGTGAGTCGGACAGGTCAGGGAAGTAACCAGGGAAATAATTAAGTAGGAACCAGCTTTATTATGAACGGTATATGGAGGTCGCAGTGAGCGAGGCAGCTGCAGCAAAAAAACCGGATGAACCCATTGATCTTAAGCCGGTTTACGAGATCCTGGACAGGCTTGCTGGTCAGAAGGGGATGCTCATTCCTATTCTTCAGCAGGTCCAGGATGCCTACGGCTACGTGCCTGAGGAGGCCGCCAACGCTGTGGCCGACGGTACCGGTAGTTATCGTAGTCAGGTTTACGGGGTCCTCACCTTCTACACCCAGTTTCACCTCAGCCCAAGAGGCAGGCACATAATCCGGGCCTGCGCCGGGACCGCGTGTCACGTCAAAGGCGGCGCGCAGGTGATCCACAGGATGGAAAATGAGCTGGGGGTCAAACATGGCGGGACCACGGCAGACCTGATTTTCTCCTTCGAGGAGGTAGCGTGTATCGGCGCCTGCGGATTGGCTCCGGTCATAATGATTGATCATGACGCCTTCGGAAACCTTGATCCCAATACGGCGGAAACGGTTCTCAAGAAGTTCCGCAAGAAGGCTCTTGCGGAAATCGAGGCCGAGGGCAGCGAGGGTGAGAAAAATGACGGCGGCGAAGATGCCTCCGGGGAGTGAGACGTTCCATGGCTAGCGACACCGGCGGACAGCGGATCTACATCGGGATGGGAACCTGCGGGCTGGCGACAGGGGCTGAAGGAGTCCTCACGGCTGTGCACGAAGGGTTCGACAAGCTCAAGATAGAGGTCCCCATCATCAAGACAGGGTGCATCGGCATGTGCTCCCAGGAAGTCCTCCTGGATGTGGACACTCCAGGCCGCGGAAGGGTGACCTACCGCAAGGTGGAGCCCAAAATGGTTGAGGAGATCCTCCAGAACCATGTTGTGGGCGGACATCCGATATCCGAGATGGCCTTCGGCCAGATCATCGGGGAGGGTGATTCAGCCTATGACGGGATCCCCAGCTACCAGGACCTCCCTGTCTACAAAAAACAGAAGAGGATCGTTCTCAGGCGCTGCGGGTTCATCGATCCCGATCTCATTGAGGATTACATCGAGACGGACGGTTATCAGGGCCTCGAAAAGGCAATAAAGACCATGTCGCCCGAGCAGGTGCGTGAGACGGTCAAGGCATCGGGTCTTCGCGGTCGTGGCGGCGGCGGGTTCCCGGCAGGTCTGAAATGGGAGTTCTGCGCCAACGCCCACGGTGACCAGAAATACCTTGTATGCAACGCCGACGAAGGAGACCCGGGGGCCTTTATGGACCGCAGTGTCCTCGAGGGTGATCCCCATGCGGTTCTGGAGGGGATGATCATCGCCGGTTACGCCATCGGGGCGAGTTACGGTTACATCTACTGCCGCGCCGAATATCCCCTTGCGATCAAGAGACTCCTGACAGCCATTGCTCTGGCTGAAGAGAAGGGTTATCTGGGAGACAATATTTTAGGCAGCGGTTTCTCCTTCGGGCTGCGGGTCAAGGAGGGGGCAGGCGCTTTCGTCTGCGGAGAGGAAACAGCTCTCATGGCCTCCATCGAAGGGAGGCGGGGTATGCCCCGCTCCCGCCCGCCTTTTCCCGCCGTCAAAGGGCTCTGGGGCAAGCCCAGCAACATCAACAACGTGGAAACATACGCCTGCGTGCCGCCCATAATCCTTAAAGGGGCTGAGAGCTACGCCGCGGTGGGCACCGAAGGCACCAAGGGCACCAAGGTGTTTGCCCTTACCGGCAAGATCATCAACACGGGACTCATAGAAGTCGTCGCGGGCACCACCCTGAGAGAGATCATTCACGAGATCGGAGGGGGTATCGAGGAAGGCCGTGCCTTCAAGGCCGCCCAGCTGGGAGGACCCTCCGGGGGCTGTCTCCCTGCAAAGCTGGCGGAAACCGCCATCGATTACGATTCCCTCATCCAGGCTGGAGCCATGATGGGCTCTGGCGGCGTCGTGGTCATGGACGAGACCGACTGCATGGTGGACGTGGCCCGCTATTTCCTCAAGTTCACCGCCGCCGAGTCGTGCGGAAAATGCGTTCCGTGCCGCCTGGGCACCAAGGTCATGCTGGGCATTCTGGAGAGGATCACGGAAGGCAAGGGGACCGAAGAGGATATAGCAAACCTCAAGGATCTCGGTGAGAACATCAAGAGCACATCCTTGTGCGGCCTCGGTCAGACCGCTCCCAACCCGGTCCTGTCCACCCTCAGATATTTTGAGGAGGAGTATCACGCCCATATCAAGGATGGGAAGTGCCCTGCCAAGGTCTGTACGGCACTTATCACCTATAAAATAACGGACAACTGTACCGGATGTACGGTGTGTGCCAAGAAGTGTCCAGTGGAAGCCATTTCAGGGGAGCGAAAAGAACTCCATACCATCGACCAGGAGCGGTGTACCAAGTGCAACATGTGTTATGAGGTGTGCCGCTTCGATGCCGTGGCGAAGGAATAGCGGGATATGACCGTCAGCCTGACAATAGATGGAAAACATGTTGAGGTCCCCAGCGGGACCACGATGCTCCATGCTGCCCAGAAACTGGACATCGATATTCCCACTTTCTGCGATCACAAGCATTTGGTTCCCTTCGGGGCCTGCAGGCTCTGTGTGGTGGAGGTAGAGGGGTCCGGCAAGCTGTTCGCTTCCTGCGTTACCCCGGTTTCCCAGGGGATGGTGCTGAACACAGCTACTCCCAAGGTAAAGCAGGCGAGGGAGGCCGTTATCGAGCTGCTCCTCACCTACCACCCCCTCGACTGCCCTGTGTGCCCCCAGTCCGGGCGCTGCCATCTTCAGGATATGGCTTTCGAGCACGGGAAGGATGCGAGCAGGTTTGGTCCCATAGAGGTGGAAAAGAAGATCGACTATCTTTCCCCTCTCATCGAGAGCAATCAGAAACGCTGTATCCAGTGCGGCAAGTGTGTCAGGATCTGCGACGAGGTGCAGGGCGAGGGGCAACTGGACTTCGTTCAGAGAGGGTTTGGAACGGTTGTCGAACCCAGCTTCGGCAGGGCGCTGGACTGCGAATTCTGCGGCCAGTGTGTCCAGGTCTGCCCGGTGGGCAGTCTTTACAGCCGGATTTTCAAGCACACCTCCCCTGTCTGGGAACTGACTCCCGTTCGCACCACCTGCCCATTCTGCGGTGTAGGCTGCACACTCAACCTCGAGGTCAAGAAGGACCGGATCTACCATGTTCTCGGGGTTGACGACGAGGGGACCAATAACGACGGCTTCCTGTGCGCCAAGGGCCGCTTTGGCTACGAATACGTGGGCCACCCTGATCGTCTCAAGACTCCTCTTGTTCGCAAGGGAGATTCTCTCGTTGAGGCCACCTGGGACGAGGCCTATCAGACTATAGTTGACCGCTTCAAGGCCATCATCACGGGCGGCCCATCTACAGTGGGGGGTATCGCTTCCGCCAGATGCACCAACGAGGAAAACTACCTTTTCCAGAGGTTTATCAGAACCGTTCTGGGTTCCGACAATGTGGATTCCGTGGCACGGTTCGGCCATGCCCCGGCTATGGAAGCGCTGAAAAAGGCTTTCGGGGTCGCCGCGCCCACAGATTCTCTGGCCGATCTGGACGACTCTGATCTGATCTTCGCCCTCGATGCCAATGTAACTGAAGATGCCCACATTGTGGGACTCAAGGTCCTGAAGCGGGCGCGGCAGGGAGGTGCCACTCTGGTGGTGGCCAACCCCCGGAAGATCAAGCTTGCCAACTTCGCAAACACCTATTTGAACATGAAGCCGGGAACGGCAGTGGCTCTGGCCAACGGGCTGATCCACGTGATCCTGGCCGAAGGGCTGGAGGACAAGGATTTCATTGCCTCCAGGGTATCAGGCCTCGAGAACATCAAGGAAACCACTGACGAATTCACGCCTGAAAAGGTTGAAGCACTCACAGGTATAAGCGCGAACAGTATCCGGGAAACGGCCAGAACGATCGCCGCGGCTTCCGCAATGACCATTATCCTCTCCCCCGCCTCCGGTTCCTATACAGGTGAGGACACCGTGGCAGCTGCCGCCAACCTCGCCCTGATCACAGGCAACGTGGGCAAGGCCGGGGCGGGTATCCTTCCCCTGTCCGAGTACAACAACGTGCAGGGCGTGATGGACATGGGAGCCCTGCCTGACAGTCTTCCTGGATACCAGCCACTTCCTGATGGATCCCAGCCTGGACTTGATGCAATGGCAATGATGGAAGCCGCTGCTGCTGGTGACCTCAAAGGGCTCTATATCATGGGGGAGAACCCCCTGACGGCTTTCCCCGACAGGGGACTGGTACAAAAGGCCCTGGAGAACCTGGATTTTCTGGTGGTTCAGGATATCTTCCTTACCGACACAGCCCAAATGGCTGATGTGGTGCTCCCGGCAACAGCCGGCCCTGAAAAGGACGGTACCTTCACCAACACCGACCGCCGGGTTCAGCGGGTCAGAAAAGCCATTGCGCCTCCAGGGAAAACCCGGGCGGACTGGAAAATTCTGTGTGAACTTTTCGAGGCTTTCGGACAGCCGCAGCCTTATGCCGGAGCGATGGAGGTCACCAGGGCCATCGCCAGTGAGATTCCCTCCTATAGGGGCATAACGCCCGAGCGGTTGGAGGCTGCCGGGCTGCACTGGCCTTGTCCAGGTGAAGATCATCCGGGTACCAGCTACCTCCACGGTGACGGTTTCCCCGGCGGTAAGGGGCAGCTCAGAGCAGTCAAACAGCAGGATGTGGGTGAACCTTCCACCGACTATCCACTCGCCCTGCTTTCGGGAATGATCCTCTTCCACTCCGGCACCACCACCAAGTGGGCCAAAGGCCTGAATGAACTGGCTCCCGAGGCAAAGGCAGAGATCAGCCCACTCGATGCAAAGGATCTCGGAATCGCCGATGGCGACCGGGTCCTCGTCAGCAGTGAAAAGGGGCAGATTGAAGCGGTGGCAAAGATTACACCGCGGAGTCAGAAGGGCGTGGTCTTTATTCCTGCCCACTACAGCAACATGTCTGTCAACTCCCTGATGACCAGTGACCCTGTAAGAGAGAAGACGATGACATACATTTCCATTTCACGTGTGGGATCATAAAAGGGCATCTTTATGGAGAACATCTGGCTTTACCTCCTGATATTGCTGCTGAAGATCATCGGTATATTCGCTGTCGCTCTGGGCGGCGTTGTGGTGATGAACTGGGTGGAGCGCAAGGTTTGCGGACACATCCAGCATCGGCACGGACCGCTTTACGTCGGTCCCATTGGCATTTTTCAGCCCATCGCTGACAGTATCAAACTGTTTCTCAAGGAGGACATTACACCCAGGAATGTAGACAAGCCTGTCTTTTACCTGGCCCCTCTCCTTTGTCTTACACCGGCCCTCCTCACCTTCGCTGTCATCCCTGTGGGGCCACACATCCTGATCGGCAACGTCAATGTGGGCCTGATATATATCCTTGCCATCTCATCCCTGGGAGTCTTCGGTATTATCATGGGCGGCTACGCATCGAACAATAAGTACGCCCTGTTAGGCGGACTTCGTTCCTGCGCCCAGATGATCAGCTACGAAATATCCCTCGGATTGTCCATCATTGGAGTCCTCATGTATTCGGGTTCTCTTTCCATGGTGAAGATCGTCGAGGCTCAACAGGGCCTGATATTCGGTTTTCTCCCCAACTGGTTCATCATCCCCCAGTTCCTCGGGTTTGCTATCTTTCTGGTTGCCATTTTTGCCGAAACCAACCGCCTGCCCTTCGACCTGCCTGAGGCGGAAAGCGAATTGGTAGCTGGCTATTTCGTCGAATATGGAAGCATGAGATGGGCCATTTTCATGCTTTCTGAATATGTCGCCATGATCTCCGGCTCCTGTGTAATGGTCACTTTGTTTCTCGGCGGATGGCTGCCTGTACCGATCATAGGACCGTTCATCGAAGGGCTGCTGCCGGCAGCCGTTGTCCTTTACGCTATGCCGGTGGTTTGGTTCATCTCCAAGGTGGCGTTTTTCATGTTCTTCTTTGTATGGGTAAGGTGGACCTTCCCGAGGCTGCGATACGATCAGCTCATGTCCCTGGGATGGAAGATCCTCCTGCCCCTGGCTCTTTTCAATATATTCATCTCGGGCATCATGAGGATGGCCCAGATAGGCTGATAAGCGGGAGATTGCTGTGGGATTGATGACTAATATCTTTCAGACAGATCTGATCAAAGGGCTCACCCTTACGTTACGGTATTTCTTTTCCAAGCCGGTGACCATGAGATACCCGGAGGTTTATTATGACCTTCCGGACAGGTTCCGAGGGGGCCAGGTCCTGAAACGGGACGAAAACGGCAAGGAACGCTGTGTAGGATGCGGGTTGTGCCCTGAAGTTTGCCCATCGGGAGCGATCACCCTGGAAACCTCCGAGGGCGAGGATCACGAAAAGGTTGTGGACAGTTATGTGATCGATCTGGGTCTTTGCATCTTCTGCGGTTTCTGCCAGGAGGTGTGCCCTGTGGACGCGGTGTTCATGGGCAAGGATTTCGAGCTGACCCTCACCGACCTTGCCAAGCTGCGAGTTACCAGAGAACAGATGCTCACCAAAGGGGAAGACCCCAAATACGATAGCCTTTAGGAGTACGGAAATGGGTCTGTACGACATTACATTTTACTATTTCGCTGTGGTGGTGGTTGTGACGGCTCTCCTGGCTGTCTCCAGACCGAACCCGGTCCATGCGGTGCTTTTCCTGATTCCCTGCTTTTTCCATGTTGCCGGGATCTTTGTGCTGCTGCAGGCTGAGTTCCTGGCTGTTGTCCAGATCCTGGTTCCGGCGGGAGCGCTCATGGTGCTCTACCTCTTTGTGGTGTTTCTCTTTAACCTCTCCGAGGTCAAGGGGATCAAATCGACCCACCGGCAATCGGTCCTGGCAGGGATCGTTGCCTTGATCATGTTCATACTTCTGGCAGTTCTGGCTGTTCGCGGCATTTTCCCCGGTCCTTTCCAGGGACTGGTGGAGAGCACTGCGGTGGAAAACACCGTTGCCGTGGGCGGGGCTCTTTATACAAGGTTCCTGTTCCCCTTTGAATTGGCCTCCCTGGTGCTCCTGGTGGTCATGTTCGGGGCAATGGTCCTCGCCAGAAGGGAGGAAAAAGAATGATCTCCCTGACACACTTCCTCGTATTGTCCGCCATCCTGTTCACTATCGGCCTGATGGGCGTGCTTATGAGAAAAAACGTCATCATAGTCCTGCTCTCGATTGAGTTGATGCTCACAGCTGTGAACTTGAACTTCATCGCTTTTTCCCACTATATGAAAAACCCTGTTGGACAGGTTTTCGTCTTCTTCGTCATGACCGTTGCCGCTGCAGAGACGGCTCTTGGGCTAGCCATTGTGGTGGCGCTGTTCAGGAATATTGAAACGGTCAACGTGGATGAGATCAACCAGCTGAAGGGCTAGGAGACGACCCGATGACTGATGCCATAGTCCTGGTTCCACTATTCCCCCTGTTGGCTGTTCTGGCTAACCTTCTTTTCGGCAGGAACATGTCCGAGAAGGCGGTCGGCATCATGGGCAGCGGCGCAGTGGGCGCTTCTTTTCTCGCGGCTGCGGCCTCCGTGTGGGGGCTGATCAGCCTGGACCCGGGCCACCGGGTTGTTGAGGTGATCCTTTACCAGTGGTTCAGCTCCGGAGTTTTCGCGGTTGACATCGGGTTCCTGCTGGATCCCCTTTCCTCTGTTATGATCCTCGTGGTTTGCGGGGTCGGGTTCCTTATCCACGTTTACTCCATAGGCTACATGCACAACGATAAGGGGTTTTCCAGGTACTTCCTCTACCTGAACCTGTTCGTGTTTGCCATGCTGCTGCTGGTTCTGGGAAACAGCTACCTTCTGCTCTTCGTCGGTTGGGAAGGGGTGGGTCTTTGCTCTTACCTCCTCATCGGGTTCTGGTACCATAAGGACAGCGCCTCCGAGGCTGGCAAAAAAGCGTTTATCGTTAACCGCATAGGTGACTTCGGGTTCATGCTGGGGATGCTGTTCATTGCCGTGACCTTCGGGACCCTCAACTTTACCAGGGTGTTCGCCGAGGCGCCCAATCATTTTCATACGGGTGATCCCCTTATTATCCTCATTACACTGCTGCTCTTCCTCGGGGCCTGCGGCAAGTCGGCACAGATCCCCCTGCACATCTGGCTCCCGGATGCCATGGAGGGCCCCACCCCTGTATCGGCCCTTATTCACGCGGCCACCATGGTCACGGCGGGTGTGTACATGGTCTGCCGCAGTCATGTACTTTATAACCTGGCTCCGGAAACTCTCCTGGTGGTAGCCGTCGTAGGGTGCCTCACGGCCTTTTTCGCAGGAACCATCGCCCTGGTCCAGAACGACATCAAACGTGTCCTTGCCTATTCCACAGTGAGTCAGCTCGGCTACATGTTCCTGGCCGCCGGGGTGGGTGCCTATACCGCGGCGATCTTCCACCTCATGACCCACGCCTTCTTTAAAGCGCTTCTCTTTCTTGGCGCCGGGAGCGTGATCCATGCCCTGTCCGACGAGCAGGATATCCGGAAGATGGGCGGGCTGCGGAAGATCATGCCCACGACATACAAAACCTTCGTGATAGCGTCCCTTGCCATCGCGGGGATCCCGCCCCTCGCGGGCTTCATGTCCAAGGATGAGATCCTTTATTCGACCTTTAATTCAACCCATCCGGGTATCGCGCCCATCCTTCTCTGGTCGATGGGGCTTCTCACCGCTTTCATGACGGCTTTCTACATGTTCCGCCTGGTCTTCAAAACTTTCCACGGGGAGTCTCGCATGGATCCTGAGGTAGAGGCCCATGCCCACGAATCGCCCTCGGTGATAACGGTGCCCCTTTCAATCCTCGCTGTCCTTTCAGCTTTCGGCGGGTTCCTGGGGATACCCATTTTCCTCAAGGCCAACGTCATACACAACTGGCTAGGCCCACTATTTGAGGCCGCAGGAGGGCATGGCGAGGAAGCAGGCGGGGTTGTCCATCACAGCCTCACCACCGAACTGGGCCTGATGGTTCTATCGGTAGCCGTCGCCACAGGAGGTATCCTCCTGGCACTGAACATCATTCTCAAGCGGCCCCAGGTGGCGGAGGGTGTCCGAAACAGCTTTGGCTTCCTCTACGACCTGTTCCTTAACAAATGGTGGGTCGACGAGCTTTACGAAATGGTTATCGTGGGGCCCTTGCGCTGGATAGCCGGGATCTTCTGGACTGAGTTTGATGGAAAAGGGATCGACGGGACACTCCACGGTATTGGCGGAGGAGCCCTGCGTTCCGGTGGGTTCCTTTCAAAGCTCCAGACAGGATTTATACAGAACTATGCTCTTTCCATGGCGGGAGGGCTTGTTTTTGTACTTCTGTGGGTGCTGTTTTAAAAGCAGAATCCAGGAGCCAGAATCCAGCCCTTCGACCAAGCTCAGGGTCCCGAGCCTGTCGAGGGAGAGCCAGTAGTAAAACAGGTTAATACTAACCAGGAAGAGCTATAAATGAG is a genomic window containing:
- the nuoI gene encoding NADH-quinone oxidoreductase subunit NuoI; protein product: MTNIFQTDLIKGLTLTLRYFFSKPVTMRYPEVYYDLPDRFRGGQVLKRDENGKERCVGCGLCPEVCPSGAITLETSEGEDHEKVVDSYVIDLGLCIFCGFCQEVCPVDAVFMGKDFELTLTDLAKLRVTREQMLTKGEDPKYDSL
- a CDS encoding NADH-quinone oxidoreductase subunit J, with translation MGLYDITFYYFAVVVVVTALLAVSRPNPVHAVLFLIPCFFHVAGIFVLLQAEFLAVVQILVPAGALMVLYLFVVFLFNLSEVKGIKSTHRQSVLAGIVALIMFILLAVLAVRGIFPGPFQGLVESTAVENTVAVGGALYTRFLFPFELASLVLLVVMFGAMVLARREEKE
- the nuoK gene encoding NADH-quinone oxidoreductase subunit NuoK, translated to MISLTHFLVLSAILFTIGLMGVLMRKNVIIVLLSIELMLTAVNLNFIAFSHYMKNPVGQVFVFFVMTVAAAETALGLAIVVALFRNIETVNVDEINQLKG
- the nuoL gene encoding NADH-quinone oxidoreductase subunit L; amino-acid sequence: MTDAIVLVPLFPLLAVLANLLFGRNMSEKAVGIMGSGAVGASFLAAAASVWGLISLDPGHRVVEVILYQWFSSGVFAVDIGFLLDPLSSVMILVVCGVGFLIHVYSIGYMHNDKGFSRYFLYLNLFVFAMLLLVLGNSYLLLFVGWEGVGLCSYLLIGFWYHKDSASEAGKKAFIVNRIGDFGFMLGMLFIAVTFGTLNFTRVFAEAPNHFHTGDPLIILITLLLFLGACGKSAQIPLHIWLPDAMEGPTPVSALIHAATMVTAGVYMVCRSHVLYNLAPETLLVVAVVGCLTAFFAGTIALVQNDIKRVLAYSTVSQLGYMFLAAGVGAYTAAIFHLMTHAFFKALLFLGAGSVIHALSDEQDIRKMGGLRKIMPTTYKTFVIASLAIAGIPPLAGFMSKDEILYSTFNSTHPGIAPILLWSMGLLTAFMTAFYMFRLVFKTFHGESRMDPEVEAHAHESPSVITVPLSILAVLSAFGGFLGIPIFLKANVIHNWLGPLFEAAGGHGEEAGGVVHHSLTTELGLMVLSVAVATGGILLALNIILKRPQVAEGVRNSFGFLYDLFLNKWWVDELYEMVIVGPLRWIAGIFWTEFDGKGIDGTLHGIGGGALRSGGFLSKLQTGFIQNYALSMAGGLVFVLLWVLF